CTTTGTATTACTCACATGTTCCTCCTCAAAGGAAGGTGGCAGGCCCGGAGGGGCTCGAACCCCCAACACTCGGTTTTGGAGACCGATGCTCTACCAGTTGAACTACGGGCCTACCTGGGGGCTTGCGGTTACTTTGTCTCCTTGTGTTCCGTATGCTTTCTGCAATGCGAACAGTACTTGTTCACATGCACTTTGTCTGGGTCATTCTTCTTGTTCTTGATGCTGGTGTAGTTGTGGTTCTTGCACACTGTGCACTCGAACGTAATGATGTCTCTCATGGCAGCAA
This Coprothermobacter sp. DNA region includes the following protein-coding sequences:
- the rpmG gene encoding 50S ribosomal protein L33, which translates into the protein MRDIITFECTVCKNHNYTSIKNKKNDPDKVHVNKYCSHCRKHTEHKETK